In Sciurus carolinensis chromosome 13, mSciCar1.2, whole genome shotgun sequence, a genomic segment contains:
- the Morn2 gene encoding MORN repeat-containing protein 2 — MNGFGKLEHFSGAVYEGQFKDNMFHGLGTYTFPTGAKYTGNFIENRVEGEGEYTDIYGLEWSGNFHFTAAPGLRLKFKM; from the exons ATGAATGGTTTTGGAAAACTTGAGCATTTTTCAGGAGCAGTATATGAAGGGCAATTTAAGGACAATATGTTTCATGGATTGGGAACTTACACATTCCCAACTGGGGCAAAATATACTGGAAATTTCATTGAAAACAG GGTGGAAGGTGAAGGGGAATATACTGATATCTATGGACTAGAATGGAGTGGTAACTTCCATTTCACAGCTGCTCCAGGCCTGAGACTCAAGTTCAAAATGTAG